In Rodentibacter haemolyticus, the DNA window ATACCATTTGCGATAAAAATCCTTTACGCGTTGTGGTGATACGTTTTTAATGATATTCACCTCACCGATCGGGTCGCGCCGAATATAACGGGAGTTTGCCATTTCAATTGCGCTTTTCTTATCACCAAGTCGCAGCATAGGGCTGAGACGTGCACGCCATTCTTCCAATACAACGCCTCGTTCGGCATCTAAATCTTGCGGTAAAATAGTTAAATGATTCATCCATTCGTTGATGACTTCTAAGGCAAGAGAGAGTTTTTCTTCATCGTTATCGGAGAGATTAAGGGTATAAACGGTATTTTCAAAATCGGTGAAGGCGTTAATATCACGAGCAAATGTCATACCCAGTTTCTCCAATGCATTGATGATTTGGTTGCCCGGATATTTTTGTGAACCGTTAAATGCCATATGCTCAACGATATGCGCCACGCCTTTTTGATCTTCGTCTTCATTCATTGAACCGGCGTTAACCACAAGACGGAGATACACGCGATCTTTTGGCTCCTTATTTTCTAATATGTAATAACGTAACCCGTTGTCTAATTTACCCTGTAAAATATCAGGGGGGAAAGGCAAGGTATTTTGGGATTTTGATATTGTTTGTGTACAGCTAACTAAAGTCAGAAGTAAAAATAAAAGTGCGGTCAGTTTTTTCATAATTTTTGATAAAGGAAACAAAGGACGTTTTGCACGCCCTTATGAATTGCAAAAAGTGACGTAGGATGGGCAACTTGTTGCCCACCGAAGATATCTGAAATGGTGGGCAAAAAATTTGCCCACCCTACACAATTCATTGATATTACTATAATCTAACATCGAAAGTATGTGCCGTTAGGCGGAAGCCGTAACGCACCGTTTACATAACTGTCGGATTAAAATTCATAACCTATTTCTAACCAAAATTCCCGACCCGGGGTATATTCGCCAAAGTTTTCCGAACCGCTACGCTTCATAATTTTACGGGTTTTATTTAGGATATTCAGCACATCTACTTGAATATAAGGTTTATGCTGCTCGGCAATTGTTGGCTGCCAGCGTAAACGCATATCCCACTGAGTATGAGTGCCATAGTTGAATGTGCGGTAAATCGGTTTTTCCGACTGGTCGTCTATTTCTTTATAGCCTCTGATCGGGGCTTTCAGCCAGAGATAATTTGACCAAGTGATACCATATTCGGGTATTGCCATATCAAGGTTATAACGAAGTGTCCAATCTTCCGTGCTGGCATTCACTTTACGGCGCATTTCTTCGCGAGTCATCACTTTTCCGTCTAAAACGACCAATTCCTTACCATTCACATCGGAATTGACATCACTAAGTTTTGTATCGAGCCAGTCGAAAGCTAAGCCGGTATTCCAATAAGTATTCCCTAATTTCCAAGGTTCAATAGTGTTTACTTGGAAGGTATAGACATTCACATTATAAGGCTTACCGTTTTTATACTCGGATACTTTGTTACCTTCATTATCTTCGTAACGATCTAATACGATACGTTGGCGATTTTGGCGATAAATATATTTTAGATTAAAGGCGAAATTGCCCCAATTTTGTTCTAAACCCAGACTTAATTCATTGGCATAAGGCGTTTTCAGTGATTTAAGTTGGTTATAACGGCGTGTTTCATTCTCATTTAATTTAAGAATTTTATCCGTGAGTTTTAAGGAAGCGAATGAACGTCCGTAATAACGGTTATAACCGACACTTAATCCGGTATCTTCAAAAGGTTTCCATTTGGCGACTAAGCGCGGTGCGATGTTAGTGTTTTTTAAATAATCATCACGTTCGGCACGTACACCCATACGAAATTCAACGTTACGCCATTTCATTAAATCTTCTGCATAAAGTGCAAGATTTTGGTATTGAGTATTGGTTTTTCCCTTTCTAGCCTTCAATTCTTTAGGGCTATCGGGAGTTAAATCAGGGGGTAATTCAGGATTAAAAAAGGTTATTTTACCGGTGACATCTTGATCCCGATTAAATTTATACTGTGTAAATTGATAAGTCGTGCCAATGGAAATATTGTGATTTACTTTCCCCCAATCAAAAGTGTTCACGGCATATTCCATGGAAATAGACGCATTGCGCTGTCTTAGTTGACTATCACCGTAACCACCGATTTCAATAGAATCATCAAGATCAGGAATAATGAGTGTTTCTACATCGGCTGACTCGGAATCACGCTTATCTGTCATTTGATCATAAGCCAATGTCGTTGTGAGTATTCCTGAATTGAATGCATGGATCCAAGCGAGCGTTGCACCATAAGCTTGATGATAGTCTTTAACGTTGTTGTTTAATGTATTTGGATAGAATTTGCTTTCACGATAATTGGAATAACGTAAACCTAATTCAAAACGATCATCGTCATTAGGTGTCCAGTTGAAATTGATTAAACCGTTGTCTGATTGAAAGCGATAGAATTGATTATCACGTTTACCTTCTTTTGATACCAATTTACTTTGTTGGATATTTGACCCACGGCGGCTAAGTCCGATAACGACACCGAGATTATCCGTTAATGCTTGCTCGGTAACGACACTGAAGAAATGTTTTTTATACTTAGGCTGGTAAGTGGCTTGTAATGTGGCATCGGGTAAGATGCTATTTAATTTATTTTGTAAAGCGGTATCAGCGTGTAATTTAGCCCATGAAGATCCTGTCGTACGGTAATTCAGTTTCACGCCATTTTTACCGCTATATTGACGGGTTTTTGCCACAACCGCACCACCGGTAAATCCTCCAAGGCTGGCTGAAATATTGCTGTCGTGGACAACAATAGAAGAAAGCATATTGGCATCAAAAAAATAAGCCTGAGTGTTTCCAAGCCCCGGCACGACTTGCATTGCACCGTCAAATACTTCACTGTCAGCCATTAAATCATTATTAATATTCACGTTATCCATAAAAAACGCCGTTTGGTTGGCGTCTGCGCCGTTAATCGAAATATTTTCAGGTTTGATTTCGCCGCGCTGTGTTCCATTTTGGTCGCTTTGCTCAAAACGTACGTGAGGATTGGTTTTAAGATAATCAGTGATATTGCCGTTAGAATTCGGCATTTTTTTTATTTGTTCTTTAGAAATGGTTTGTGAAGAAGAGAGTTCCTGCGTTTGATTCGCATAAACGACAATTTCTTCCAGTTGGTTTTTCCCCTGAGACGCTTTTTCAGCGGCAAATGAAGAAATTGACATCGTAGAAAGACTACAAGCAACAAAACAATGAAGATAAGATAGCTTCATTTTAATTAGCTCCTTTGTATAATAATTAATCGAATAAAATTGGTTTTCCATTATAACTTTATTTTTACATTAATGATAATGGTTTTCATTTTTTTAGTGAGAATCAATAACGAACCAAAAAGCTGTTTTTAGATTTAGTGATTTGCCGAAATCTTCACAAATATGTTATTGCCCGTTTATTATCCAACTCTCCAATTGTTTTTCTGCCTTTATTCCACTACAATTTCCCAGCATTATGTATCAATTGCACAAATATTATTATGTATCAGTTGCACAAATATTATTAAGCAACGATTACGTAGGGTGGGCAACTTGTTGCCCACCAATCAAAGAAGAAAATTTCAATGGTGGGCAAAAATTTGCCCACCCTACTTTTTA includes these proteins:
- a CDS encoding TonB-dependent receptor plug domain-containing protein yields the protein MKLSYLHCFVACSLSTMSISSFAAEKASQGKNQLEEIVVYANQTQELSSSQTISKEQIKKMPNSNGNITDYLKTNPHVRFEQSDQNGTQRGEIKPENISINGADANQTAFFMDNVNINNDLMADSEVFDGAMQVVPGLGNTQAYFFDANMLSSIVVHDSNISASLGGFTGGAVVAKTRQYSGKNGVKLNYRTTGSSWAKLHADTALQNKLNSILPDATLQATYQPKYKKHFFSVVTEQALTDNLGVVIGLSRRGSNIQQSKLVSKEGKRDNQFYRFQSDNGLINFNWTPNDDDRFELGLRYSNYRESKFYPNTLNNNVKDYHQAYGATLAWIHAFNSGILTTTLAYDQMTDKRDSESADVETLIIPDLDDSIEIGGYGDSQLRQRNASISMEYAVNTFDWGKVNHNISIGTTYQFTQYKFNRDQDVTGKITFFNPELPPDLTPDSPKELKARKGKTNTQYQNLALYAEDLMKWRNVEFRMGVRAERDDYLKNTNIAPRLVAKWKPFEDTGLSVGYNRYYGRSFASLKLTDKILKLNENETRRYNQLKSLKTPYANELSLGLEQNWGNFAFNLKYIYRQNRQRIVLDRYEDNEGNKVSEYKNGKPYNVNVYTFQVNTIEPWKLGNTYWNTGLAFDWLDTKLSDVNSDVNGKELVVLDGKVMTREEMRRKVNASTEDWTLRYNLDMAIPEYGITWSNYLWLKAPIRGYKEIDDQSEKPIYRTFNYGTHTQWDMRLRWQPTIAEQHKPYIQVDVLNILNKTRKIMKRSGSENFGEYTPGREFWLEIGYEF